A genomic window from Pirellulales bacterium includes:
- a CDS encoding (Fe-S)-binding protein yields MKLSLFITCLGDVLRPEVGRATVRLLRRLGHEIDFPEAQTCCGQPFFNSGFADLAREQAKQMIEVFDNGQTVVVPSGSCAAMVKIEYPHLLAHDERWHARAADLAARTFELADLLVNHLRVVQVGARYPGKVAYHYACHLRGLGMTTEVERLLENVDGLTYAGIDRQDQCCGFGGSFSVRYPQISTAMVTDKVNCITATGADAVVSTDAGCLMNIGGRLRRLGHKLEVLHLAELLERQ; encoded by the coding sequence ATGAAGCTCTCACTGTTCATCACTTGCCTGGGGGATGTGTTGCGGCCGGAAGTCGGTCGCGCCACGGTGCGCCTGCTGCGCCGGCTGGGACACGAAATCGACTTCCCCGAGGCGCAAACCTGCTGCGGGCAACCGTTCTTCAATTCGGGCTTTGCCGACCTGGCCCGCGAGCAAGCCAAGCAGATGATCGAAGTCTTCGACAATGGTCAGACGGTCGTTGTTCCCAGCGGCTCGTGCGCGGCGATGGTCAAGATCGAGTATCCGCATCTGCTGGCCCACGACGAACGCTGGCACGCGCGGGCCGCGGACCTGGCGGCACGCACCTTCGAGCTGGCCGATCTGTTGGTGAATCACTTGAGGGTCGTGCAGGTCGGCGCGCGTTACCCCGGCAAGGTTGCCTATCACTACGCCTGCCACCTGCGCGGGCTGGGGATGACCACCGAAGTCGAGCGGTTGCTAGAGAATGTCGACGGGCTGACGTACGCGGGCATCGACCGCCAAGACCAGTGTTGCGGCTTTGGCGGCTCATTCTCGGTCCGCTACCCGCAGATTTCCACGGCTATGGTGACCGACAAGGTGAACTGCATCACGGCCACCGGGGCCGACGCGGTCGTATCGACCGATGCCGGATGTCTGATGAACATCGGCGGCCGCCTGCGCCGGCTGGGGCACAAGCTCGAAGTCTTGCATCTGGCAGAACTGCTGGAGCGGCAGTAG